Genomic segment of Ignavibacteriales bacterium:
ACCTTCTGTTTTAGTAAGGTCGGTCATAGTAATAAACGCTTGTCCTATTTGAGAAAGATACCGGCTGATTCTTCCGGAGCGGTAAATATCAAGTTCGCCGAAAACATCGTCCATCAAAAAGATTGGTGTCTTTCCAAGTTTTTCTTTCATAAAAAAGAACTGACCAAATCTCAGAGCAATCTGAAATGTTTTATGCTGTCCTTGTGAACCAAAGCGTTTCAATTCTAGATCGTTTATATAAAAAATAAAATCGTCGCGATGCGGTCCGGCTAAATTCGTTCCTCTCCGTAGTTCGTCTTCGCGGAGATTGTTCAGCTCTTCTCTAAATCTTTCCGGTATTTTTTCCTGATCTGTTCCCGAAAAAGAATCATAAATTATTTTTGGTTCTTCTGCGCCTTCAATAATTTGATTATAAGAATCTTTAAGGTAGCCGTTAAACTCGATAACAAAATTTTGTCTGTGTTTAATTATTTCCGTGCCGCTTATGATTAGAGATTCCGTCCATGCATCCAGCTGATCATATAAGTTCTGGTTACGTGTTTCTTTAATCTGCGTCAACAATGAAGAGCGCTGACGTAATGTTTTATTGTACTCCAGTAGCATTTCCAAATACGTCTGGCTTGCCTGCGAAATTACCGAATCTACAAATCTTCGCCGTTCTGCCGGTGCGCCCTGTGTAATTGCGTGATCGGATTGTATCAGCGAGACGATCGGAAATTTTCCTATTACCGAAGTAGAATTAAAAACTTGTTTGCCGTCCAAATAAAAATTCTTTTTCCCTTTTGAAGAATCAAAAAATATCCGCGTGTTGTTTTCGGTTAAATCTGAAAAGTTTCCTTTCGCATCAAAATATTGTTCGCCGAACATTATAACATCGTTCTCGTTAGCAAGATTTAAGTTTTTTGTAGTGCTCAAATAGTAGATTGCCTCTAATATGGATGTCTTTCCCTGCCCATTACCACCAACGATGAGATTTAACTTGTCGGAAAAATTCAGCGATGTGTTTTTATGCAGTCTGAAGTTTTGCAATTCGATTTGCTTAAGAACCATTTTACGTATTTAAGCGAACCGGCATCAACAACATCATTAAGTCTAGATTTTCTTTTTTCTGGACCGGTTCTATTACTACCGCTTTGGTCGGTGAGTGAAGTTTAAAAATTATTTCTTCTTCGCTGCTTAAGTGTGTAAGAACATCGTTAACGTAAGCTGAGTTGAATCCGATTTCCAGAGCGTCTCCTTTGTATTCACAAATTACTTTTTCTTCTCCTGATGCGCCGATATCTAAATCTTCTGCGGAGATTTCCAAAGCATCCGTCGTGATCGCAAACTTAACACGTCTTGTGCTTGATGTAGAGAACAGCATCATTCTTTTTATTGATTCGTGAATATCTCTTGTGTTTACTTTCATAAAAAATTCGTTCTCGAGTGGAATTACGCTTGAGTAGTCGGGATATTTTTGACTGATGAGCCGTGTGATCAACTCTATGTCGTTCAGCTTAAACGATACATAAGTTTTTGTAAGATGAATTTTGACATCCTTCTCGTTCAATATTTTCAAGAGAACAGAGACTGCTCTTTCCGGCACCACATATTGTTGATTGAACGCTGCCTTAATATTTTTGTTTAACATATTTACAAGTCGGTGACCATCAGTAGTTACAAGCCGTAATCCGTCGTCTCTAAACTCAAACAATGTACCCATCATAGCGGGACGCATTTCTTCTTTGCTCATTGCGAAGGCGCATTTTTCAAATGCTAATCTTAATTCTTCTCCATTGATCAATACCTCGTTTATATCTTTTGCGTTTTTATCGGTTTCTACAGACGGAATTTCCGGGAACTCGTCGGCATCCAAATAACTGATGGTATATTTTCCCATATCCGTAACTATGTTGATTTTTTTATTCGCCATTAATTTGAAATGAATTGTTGTGTCTTTCAAAGAGCGAACGACATCGTTCAAAAGTCTTGCCGGAACAACTATTTTTATGTTTTCTTCTGCCACTATGTTAAGCGAAGACTTCAAAGATATTTCTAGGTCGGTGGCATAAATGGTAAGCTGCCCGTCTTTAACTTCGAATAAAAAGTTTTCCAGAATTGGCATTGGTGTGCGTGTTGGAACTGCTGGAATGATTTTGCTTAGAAGTTTTTCGAGCTCTTTGCTGTTAACTTTGAATTCCATAATTCATCTCCTAGTTGAACCAAAAATATCAAAAAATGCTACCATTTTCAATTTGTGTTTTGCTTCTGTTTAAGTGATATCAACAGCCTTATTATTATATAAACTATATATACATTTAAATTATATTAATAATAAGCAATGTTAACTTGTGTATAAGTAGTTTTTATTAACCGTTCAATTAAATTTCTAAATATATAACCAACAGAATAAAGTTGGTAACATAACAACAAACGTAAGTTATCAAATGATGTGTTATTAACAATAGAATATAAACATTAATAGCACTGATTATACACTGGTTACCAACAAGAATAAATTTTATGTAACACGCATCTCAATTTTATTTTTTATTGAATCTACCATCTCTTGCATTTTAGGATCTCCCGCTACTAGATTCTCAATGCTGGATTGTGAATGAATAACAGTAGAGTGGTCTCTTCCACCAAAATGTAGACCAATGGTTTTCAGAGAAGATTTAGTTAGTAATTTGGAAAGGTACATAGCAACTTGACGAGCAAAAACTATTTCTTTTCTTCGATTCTTTTCACGAAGTTTATTTTCTTCTAGATTAAAGAACTCGCAAACTACTTTAGTGATCAACTCTATAGAGATATTAACCTGTTTATTTGTAGAAACTTCTTTAACTGTTTTTTTTACGAGGTCAAAATTTATTTCTTTAGAAGTAAGAGAAGAGTTAGCAAGAAGTTTGATTAAACACCCCTCCAATTCACGAATATTTGAAGATATATTTTGCGCTATATATTCTATAATTTCACGGGAAAGAATAATGCCATATACTTCGCTTTTATTTTTTAAAATAGCAACACGGGTTTCGAAATCCGGAGGTTGTATATCCGCAGACAAACCCCAAGAGAAGCGGGAGATCAATCTTTCATTTAAACCTTTTAAATCTTTAGGCGGCTTGTCGCTGGATAATACAACTTGTTTGCCGGATTGATGTAGAGTATTAAAAATTTGGAAAAATAAATCTTGTGTTTTTTCTTTACCAACCAAAAACTGAATATCATCAATAATAAGAGCATCCATACTTTTGTAGAAACTAGAAAACTCGTTAACAGTATCGCCCTGAATAGATTCTACAAATTCAACAGTGAAAGCATCTGAGGAAATATATACAACACGTTTTTCCGGGGAACGCTCTAAAATTTTATTGCCGATAGCATGTATCAAATGAGTTTTTCCTAAACCCACTCCTCCGTATATAAAAAGTGGATTGAAAGAGGTTTGTCCGGGATTCTCTCCTACTGCAATAGCAGCAGCGCGCGCAAGTTGATTTCCTTCACCCTTTATAAAATTTTCGAAAATATATCTTGGGTTTAAATAGGTTTCAAAATCACGCTCTTTAGTTTTTGTTACAGAAAGAGCAGAATGGTTATTGGAAGAAACGGGAGCCGCAAATTCGTCTGCAGAAATCTTTTCTTCATAGATCACGTAAGCAAGTTTTCCGTCGGCACCAAGAACCTGAGAAATAGTTTTATTGATTAAAGTATTATAATGTTCTTCTATCCACTCAATGAAAAAATTATTAGGAACATAAATTTTAAGCGTGGATTTTTCCAGCTCAAAGGGTTTGATGGGCAGAAACCAGGTGTTATAAGTTATAAAAGGAACATTTTCTTTGATTAATCCTAAACATTCCTTCCAAACTTCAGAAGCGTTCTTTTCGGTTTGAAGGCCAAGAAGGCTTTCGGCTGCGTTTTGCATATTGTCCACAATACAGAAGAAAGAAAAAGGTGTAAAAAAATGATTTATTATAAAAGACTAAGACAATTTTTGAGATTACGAACAAATTATTAACATTAAAAAGTCAGCATAAACTATTTGATTATAAGCAACTTTCAGAGAAAATTATTAATAACTAACATAGACAGACAAGAAATTTACAACACTAAACAGGTTCTTAAAAATGTGAAACGTTCCACAAAACTCTATTATCAACAACTTATTCACAGCTAATTTAAACACGATCTACTCCATCGAAGATAGTCGAAGAGTGTAATTAGTGCAAACAAATTCTCTTAGAGAGAAAAATATTTTTATAAAAAGAAGTTTTGAACAAAGAACAACGAAAGCTAATTTTGTGCCGAAGAAATTAATTAAGCAATAATTTTATTTGAGACGAGCATGAAAAATCTTTTGATAGTTTTTACAGGAGGTACTTTCTCTATGAGAATAGATGAAAAGACGAATTCAGCAGTTCCTTATTTCCACGGAGAGGAATTGTTAAAAATGATTCCTCAAGCAAAGCAATTCGCAAATATATCTGTTTATGACTTTGGAAAATATCCAGGACCACATATCACACCCGAACTAATGTTGAAACTATCAAAGAAAATAAAAGAATTTACTTCACGCGCAGACATAGACGGAATTATAGTAACCCACGGCACGGACACACTGGAAGAGACCGCATATTTTTTAGATTTAACAATTAAAACTGAAAAACCAATAGTGGTAATAGGTGCGATGAAAACTAGCAGCGAAAAAGACTGGGATGGTCCGTTAAATCTTTTGGACGCAATTCATATTTGCAATAACACGAACAGCAGAGGAATGGGCGTTCTGGTTTGTCTTAACGGAGAAATTAATGCGGCAAGCGAGGTTACAAAAACACATACAGAAGACATAGAAACATTCCGAAGCCTGGATTTTGGTTCGCTGGGATTTGTTGATAGAGGTAGAATTATATTCAACAGACAGCCGAATAAACTAGAAAGAATAGAAACAGAAAAAATTAATTCAAACGTAGATCTTATAAAAATTTATGCAGGAATGAACGAAAAATTTTTCATGTACTCTGCAGACAGCGGGGCAGATGGCGTAGTCATTGAAGCAATGGGTGTTGGCAATGTTCCACCACCAGCATTTGATGGAATTAAGTATATAGTAGAAAAAAATATTCCGGTAGTTCTTGTTTCTAGATGTCCGGCAGGAGAAACCCTGGACATTTATGGTTATCCAGGCGCTGGAAAATGGTTAAAGAATATAGGAGTGATTTTTGCAGACTACTTGAACGGGCAAAAGGCGAGGATAAAATTAATCGTCTGTCTTGGTCTAACTAAAGACAAAGAAAAACTTAGAAAGTTATTCGAGAAGTAAACATGAAAAACAGAAGTGAAAATTTTTGGAAATATGTAAAACCATGGTTAGGAACAACGGCCCTTTTACCGCTTATCATTTATTACACGATTAATAAAGGACAATTTACTTTTATAGATTATATAAATTTATTAATTCACGAAGGCGGACACGGCGTATTTAAGATCTTCGGAAAATTTATTTATACACTTGGCGGAACGCTGATGCAAATAATAATTCCGTCAATGTTCATAATATATTATCTGATAAAGGAAAAGAAATTCGGCACACAGATATTTCTAGTATGGCTTGGGGAAAACTTAATTAACATTAGCGTTTATGCAGCAGATGCACGCGCGCAAAAGTTACCACTATTAGGGGGGAATAAGGTTTACCATGATTGGGCGTGGTTGTTATCTCAAACGGGATTGTTGGAACAAGATAAATTAGTAGGAAATATTTTTTATGGAACAGGAATTTTAATGTTTTTAATTGCTCTATTATTACCTCTCTTTTTAAGAGAGACAGAGCAAGCCAATATAGACCTTAACATTTGACCACACCAAGCCTCATCTTTCCATTTTTAAGTGCCAGGCAACAAGCTTTCTCAACCGAAAAAGATTTTCATAATTAGAATTGTAATTCACCAAAGCCAAGTAATAGCCGATAACTTTCTCATATTCTTTTTTATAAAGATTTATCGCTGCGCCAACATAATAAAAGTCATCTGCCTTAACGGAATTAATAAGTAGAGGGGACCTCCTCAAATAGTTTTCTGAAATAATTAGCATTTCATCTGCATTTAGAATTTCGCTGTTTTGTAAAAAAGCTTTAGCAAGCTGAATATATACACTCAGCCGAGAAGCACTATCCGGCTTTGTGGTTCCAATAAAAGAATTAGATTCATTTTTAATCGAAAAAACATGCAGAAAAGTAGAGGCATTACTTTTTTCGTTTAAAAGAATATTATTATAGTCTTTGTTAACCTGCAAAGAATCCGGGAAAAGATTTACCAGCCGTTCTAAAGAGGACAACCGCGCATTTATTATTCCTAATTTTTCATTCGCAAAAGAGTAAAGCAGATTTGTTTGATAATCATTCGGGAAAAGTTCTTTAAGATATTTTGATAATCCGAATGCAAAGCGGTAATTTTTTGAAGTATTCAACGCATAATCTATAGTATTAAGCAAATCATTTTTTTGAGGAGGATGTTTTTTGGCATACTCTTTTATGTACAATCCGGAAGAAAGCGTATCAAATTTTTCATCGAATGAATAAATATAGTTAGACAGCTTCCCAACAAAAAAAGCGCGAGGAGCTAAAAATTCAAGCAGAGGATGAATCTCAGAATTAATAGGGTAGTCGTTAGACAGAGAAAAAAATCCGCGTGGCGAAACAGATTGACAAGCCAAGAATGTAAACGGACTATTAATTCCAATCCTTTCAAAATCTTTTTTTATCAAAAGAGAAGAAAATTTTTTATTGATGACTTCTGGAGAAATTTTGATTTCTTTTTTTGAGCCAACCAAAATAATATCATTGGAAACACCACCCCAAAGTTGTGAATACGGAAATACCGCCGAGAAGGTATTTAATACAAGCTTGACCACATCATCATCCGCCTCATAAAGATGGAACCACTGAACCATAATACCGCCGTCTGCTAGCGATGCAGAACATTTTTCAAAATACTCTTTTGAAAATAAATTTCCTATTCCTGCAACCCAAGGATTAGAAGGCTCTGAAATAATAACGTCGTATTTTTCTTTAGAAAGCTTTAATAAAGTAACAGCATCTTCGTTGATGATATTCACACGCGGATTATTAATACAATTTTTATTCTCATGCTCGAAAAGGGAAGCAGCAGAAATAACCTCTTTTGAAATCTCCGCACAAATAATTTTTTTAACGGGGGAGTTTAATACCGAGCCAATAGTTGTCCCGCTGCCGAAACCAACTACAAAAATATTTTTCGGATCGGGGTGAAGCATCATAGGAATTTCACCAAGCAAGACTTGGGTTGGCATATCAAAAAATGTGCTTGCATCAGGCTTGCCGTTAATTATTAATCTTTTGTTCGTCTTGTTCCGAAGAGATTGTGTAACCGCAACAGTTGCGTTCATCCCTTCTTTATAAAAAATTATTTCTTCATCAGTAAAGCCTTTGGCAAATTCATCGAAGGAACTTGGCGGATGAACACCGAAAGAACGGAACACTCCGCTTAGCAAAACCTTTTCATTCCATTTTGGGAAAAAGACTAGATAAGAACAAAAAGCAATTGTGCATATAGAATAGAAAAACACTTTTTCTTTGGCAGAAAAGGATTTGTATTTAGACAGCAGAAGAACCGCACCAAATAAATTAAGCGCGATACCAATTTCAAAAGTTATTTTTATTCCGAACAATGGAATGAATACGAGCCCGGTTAAGACAACTCCAACAACGGTTCCCAGAGTATTTACAGAAAATACTCTGCCGACAGAAACGCCGATTTTTTTATATGAAGCAGTAACTATTTCGGAG
This window contains:
- the recF gene encoding DNA replication and repair protein RecF (All proteins in this family for which functions are known are DNA-binding proteins that assist the filamentation of RecA onto DNA for the initiation of recombination or recombinational repair.); amino-acid sequence: MVLKQIELQNFRLHKNTSLNFSDKLNLIVGGNGQGKTSILEAIYYLSTTKNLNLANENDVIMFGEQYFDAKGNFSDLTENNTRIFFDSSKGKKNFYLDGKQVFNSTSVIGKFPIVSLIQSDHAITQGAPAERRRFVDSVISQASQTYLEMLLEYNKTLRQRSSLLTQIKETRNQNLYDQLDAWTESLIISGTEIIKHRQNFVIEFNGYLKDSYNQIIEGAEEPKIIYDSFSGTDQEKIPERFREELNNLREDELRRGTNLAGPHRDDFIFYINDLELKRFGSQGQHKTFQIALRFGQFFFMKEKLGKTPIFLMDDVFGELDIYRSGRISRYLSQIGQAFITMTDLTKTEGLDMGKENLLIKVNNGKAAYA
- the dnaN gene encoding DNA polymerase III subunit beta, with the translated sequence MEFKVNSKELEKLLSKIIPAVPTRTPMPILENFLFEVKDGQLTIYATDLEISLKSSLNIVAEENIKIVVPARLLNDVVRSLKDTTIHFKLMANKKINIVTDMGKYTISYLDADEFPEIPSVETDKNAKDINEVLINGEELRLAFEKCAFAMSKEEMRPAMMGTLFEFRDDGLRLVTTDGHRLVNMLNKNIKAAFNQQYVVPERAVSVLLKILNEKDVKIHLTKTYVSFKLNDIELITRLISQKYPDYSSVIPLENEFFMKVNTRDIHESIKRMMLFSTSSTRRVKFAITTDALEISAEDLDIGASGEEKVICEYKGDALEIGFNSAYVNDVLTHLSSEEEIIFKLHSPTKAVVIEPVQKKENLDLMMLLMPVRLNT
- the dnaA gene encoding chromosomal replication initiator protein DnaA, producing MQNAAESLLGLQTEKNASEVWKECLGLIKENVPFITYNTWFLPIKPFELEKSTLKIYVPNNFFIEWIEEHYNTLINKTISQVLGADGKLAYVIYEEKISADEFAAPVSSNNHSALSVTKTKERDFETYLNPRYIFENFIKGEGNQLARAAAIAVGENPGQTSFNPLFIYGGVGLGKTHLIHAIGNKILERSPEKRVVYISSDAFTVEFVESIQGDTVNEFSSFYKSMDALIIDDIQFLVGKEKTQDLFFQIFNTLHQSGKQVVLSSDKPPKDLKGLNERLISRFSWGLSADIQPPDFETRVAILKNKSEVYGIILSREIIEYIAQNISSNIRELEGCLIKLLANSSLTSKEINFDLVKKTVKEVSTNKQVNISIELITKVVCEFFNLEENKLREKNRRKEIVFARQVAMYLSKLLTKSSLKTIGLHFGGRDHSTVIHSQSSIENLVAGDPKMQEMVDSIKNKIEMRVT
- a CDS encoding asparaginase; amino-acid sequence: MKNLLIVFTGGTFSMRIDEKTNSAVPYFHGEELLKMIPQAKQFANISVYDFGKYPGPHITPELMLKLSKKIKEFTSRADIDGIIVTHGTDTLEETAYFLDLTIKTEKPIVVIGAMKTSSEKDWDGPLNLLDAIHICNNTNSRGMGVLVCLNGEINAASEVTKTHTEDIETFRSLDFGSLGFVDRGRIIFNRQPNKLERIETEKINSNVDLIKIYAGMNEKFFMYSADSGADGVVIEAMGVGNVPPPAFDGIKYIVEKNIPVVLVSRCPAGETLDIYGYPGAGKWLKNIGVIFADYLNGQKARIKLIVCLGLTKDKEKLRKLFEK
- a CDS encoding fused MFS/spermidine synthase; this encodes MQKQNVRIIVSLLFVISGIAGLIYQVVWFKYLSLFLGNTTYAQMTVLATFLGGLAFGNYLFGKRSDTITNPVKVYSLLELFIGVYCLLYPTINSLVGNLFLSTASNLNLISKPLLFTGTRFLVAAILLFLPATAMGGTLPVLSNFFVERLQDARKEIASLYFLNSFGAVIGVVFAGFVLIKEYGLEITIYSTAFLNVFAGLVGFYLSRKQNKLLERKLVPTEDTNHKDLFEVDKQTVKRVILVAGISGMAALLYEMVWVRLLINFFGSSTYAFSIMLMSFIGGITLGSLVISRNVFKKYNYVKLMTFLQGAIGFSTMFVLLFYERLPYLLWKVSALFSKSQESFELFLAVEFILCFCLMLLPTLFMGMSLPVASEIVTASYKKIGVSVGRVFSVNTLGTVVGVVLTGLVFIPLFGIKITFEIGIALNLFGAVLLLSKYKSFSAKEKVFFYSICTIAFCSYLVFFPKWNEKVLLSGVFRSFGVHPPSSFDEFAKGFTDEEIIFYKEGMNATVAVTQSLRNKTNKRLIINGKPDASTFFDMPTQVLLGEIPMMLHPDPKNIFVVGFGSGTTIGSVLNSPVKKIICAEISKEVISAASLFEHENKNCINNPRVNIINEDAVTLLKLSKEKYDVIISEPSNPWVAGIGNLFSKEYFEKCSASLADGGIMVQWFHLYEADDDVVKLVLNTFSAVFPYSQLWGGVSNDIILVGSKKEIKISPEVINKKFSSLLIKKDFERIGINSPFTFLACQSVSPRGFFSLSNDYPINSEIHPLLEFLAPRAFFVGKLSNYIYSFDEKFDTLSSGLYIKEYAKKHPPQKNDLLNTIDYALNTSKNYRFAFGLSKYLKELFPNDYQTNLLYSFANEKLGIINARLSSLERLVNLFPDSLQVNKDYNNILLNEKSNASTFLHVFSIKNESNSFIGTTKPDSASRLSVYIQLAKAFLQNSEILNADEMLIISENYLRRSPLLINSVKADDFYYVGAAINLYKKEYEKVIGYYLALVNYNSNYENLFRLRKLVAWHLKMER